A window of Microbacterium hominis genomic DNA:
GCGCCGCCTACCCGGCGCCGGTGATCCTCCTGCAGCTGCTGGCGTTCACGCCGGTGACGATGGCGATCCTGGATGCCGTCACCGCGGGCCGCACGTCGCCATGGCGTACTCTCACCCGCACGGTGGGCAACCCCATCGTGCTGGGATCGGTGCTCGGAACGCTCGTCTCCGTCTCCGGGCTGGAACTGCCCCCGATCGTCCTGGAGCCCGCGATCCTCATCGCAAACGCCTGCGTGCCCGTGATGCTGATCAGCTACGGCATCTCGCTGCACGGCCAGCGCGTGCTGGGCGCGTCGGGCCGTCGCCGCGACATCGTGCTGGCGACCACGCTGAAGCTGATCGCCATGCCGGTCGCCGCCTGGGCGACGGCCGAGTTCTTGTTCGGGCTGAGCGCGCAGGACGTGCTGGTGGTCACGGTGCTGGCGGCGCTCCCGACGGCGCAGAACGTCTTCAACTACTCGCAGCGCTACGGCATCGGTGAGACGATCTCCCGCGACACCGTCTTCCTCACCACCATCGGCTGCGTGCCGGTGCTCATCGTCATCACGCTTCTGCTCGGGTGAACCCGGCGCGCTCGCCTCACGCCCAGTGCAGCTCCCGCAGCATGCCGAACCGCAGCCGCACCGGCTCGCTCGGACGCAGCACGACGAACAGCGTGTGCGTGCACGCGCGGCACCGCACGATCGCCGCGTCGTCGTCGAGTTCGACGACCGTCTCCGCCAGCGGCGCATGTGCACCGCAGCCGCCGCACACGCCGATGAGCATGGTCGCATCGTCGCCGAACATGCCCGAGAGCATTCCCGCCAGCGCGTTGCCGTCGACCACGGCCCGGGCGATCTCCTCTCTCATCATCACGAACCTCCGAACCTCTCCGTCCTGATGCGCGCCGGATCGTGGCCGAGGCCCACCAGCGCGTCGGCCACGTGCTCGACGAATCCCGTCGGGCCGCACACGAACACCAGCGGCGCCGCGTCGGGCGCCCACGTGTGCGCACGCAGCGTCCCCTCGTCGACGCGGCCGACCCGCCCCGGCCAGCCTGGCGGGGCGACCCGCGTGTAGACCCAGTCCACCGCCGCTCCCCCGGCCGCGGCATCCCGCTCCAGCTCCTCGCGATATATCGCGTCTTCCGAGGTTCGGGTGGAGTACAGCAGACGGACGGATGCCGCGGCGGCGGCATCCCGCGCCGCTCGCGCCATCGCCATGAGCGGCACGATCCCCGAGCCGCCCGCGATCAACTGCACAGGCCCCTCTCCCCCGGGCTCCCACACGAAGTACCCGCCCAGCGGACCCTTCACCTCGAGCTGGTCGTCGACGGCGATGTCGCGCACGAGATACGGGGAGACCTCTCCGTCGGGAACCTCGTCGACGCCGAGTTCGATCTCCCCTCCCCCGCCGTACGAGCCCAGCGAGTACGAACGCACCGCCTGGTACCCGTCTTCGGCCGTCAGGCGCACGTCGACGTGCTGTCCGGGCCGGCTCCCCGGCCACTCCGACACCTCCAGGCGCAGCAGACGCGCCGTCGCCGTGGCGGGAAGGGCCGCGGTCACGCGCGCGGGACGCCAGCCGCCCGTGATCACCAGTAGCGCTCTTCCGTCCAGGGGTCGCCGTGCATGTTGTACCCGTTCTGCTCCCAGAAGCCGGGCGCGTCCGCCGTCATCAGCGACAGGCCGCGCACCCATTTCGCGCTCTTCCAGAAGTACAGGTGCGGAACGAGCAGTCGCGCGGGGCCTCCGTGCTCCGGCGCGAGCGGCTCACCCTCGAACTCGAAGGCGACCCACGCCCTGCCGCCGCGGAGGTCCGCGAGCGGCAGGTTGGTCGTATAGCCCCCGTACGAGTGCGCCATCGCGTGGGTCGCAGACGTGCTGACGCCCGCCAGCAGCGTGTCGACCGAGACGCCCCGCCACCGCGTGCCGAGCTTCGACCACCGCGTCACGCAGTGGATGTCGGTCGTGATCTCCTCGATGGGCAGGGCGAGGAACTGCTCCCACGTCCAGGTGGTCAGCGCTCCCGCCTCGGTGCGGATGCCGAAGCTCCACTCCGCGGCATCCACCTTGGGCGTCGGACCCGCCGAGAGCACCGGGAAGTCCTCGGTGAGGTACTGCCCCGGAGGCAGCCGCTCGTCACTCTCACGTCGACGCGACCCGAAACCGCGGGAGAAGATCGCCATCGCACCCCCTGCGCTCGGATCCTGGACCACACGGTAGCGCTCCCCGCCCGCTGAGCGCGAGTGTCGCGCACACCGCCGCGCGCCGATTCCGCCACGGCTTCACCCACGGGTCTAGGCTTGGGGGGCAATCTCCCAGGAAACATCCAGAAAGGACGCACCCATGTCCCTTGATGCCTCGGCCGAGCGGTCCGCCGTCAACGGCGTGCGAACCGCACTCGGCATCGGCGGCGTTCTCGCCGTCATCGTCGGAATCCTCATCCTCGTCTGGCCCGGCAAGACCGCCATGGTGGTCGCGGCCATCGTCGCGATCTACGCGATCGCCGCGGGACTGGTCTACGCCGGTCTCGGAATCTTCTCCAAGACCAAGGGCGGATGGGCCCGTGTCGGCCACATCGCGCTCGGCGTGCTGTTCATCATCGCGGGCGTGCTCGCGTTCCTGAACCTCGGCGCGACGGCCGCCTGGCTGGCCGTCTTCCTCGGGATCCTCGTGGGAATCATGTGGATCATCGAGGGCGTCGTCTCGCTGTCGACCCTCGGCGACGCGTCGTCGAAGGGCTGGACGATCTTCTTCGCGATCATCAGCATCATCGCCGGCATCGTGCTGCTGTTCTCGCCGCTGTGGGGCGCCCTCGTGCTGTGGTGGATCCTCGGCATCTCGCTGATCATCCTCGGCATCATCCAGGTGGTGCGCGCCTTCACGTTCGGCAAGTAGTCCGCACAGAAGAACAAGGCCGGTCCCGGAGTTCCTCCGGGACCGGCCTTGTGCGTGCGCGGTGCGTCAGTCGACGGGCAGATGGCGCGCCCACCAGTCGAGCACCGCGTCGAAGCGCTCGACGCGGTGGCGCGGCTGCCCCGACCGGGTGAGTTCGTGGTTCTCGCCGGGGAACACCAGCATCTCGGCATCCACCCCACCGCGCAGCAGCGCGCTGTAGTAGCGGGTGGCCTGCTCGAGGGGGCACCGGAAGTCGAGCTCCGAGTGCAGCACGAGCGTGGGGGTGCGCACCTGATCGACGACCGCCATCGGACTCTGCCGCGCGATCGCCTCGGGATCGGTGCCGACGTACTCGTCGCCGAAGAAGGAGCCGATGTCGCTCGTCCCCTGGAACGAGACCGGGTCGAGGAACCCGCGCTCCACGATCGCTCCGGCGAAGCGGTGGTCGTGGGCGATGACCCACGCGGTGAGATAGCCGCCGTACGAGCCGCCCATCACACCGACCCGCGCCCCGTCGAGACGGGCGTCGGCGGCGATGGCGCCCTCGAGGAAGTCGATCACGTCGGCGAAGTCGACGGTTCCCATCTGCTGACGGATGCTGCGCCCGTGCGCGCGCCCGTAGCCGGCCGAGCCGCGCGGGTTGCCGTAGACGACCGCGTAGCCCGCGTCGACGAGCACCTGGGTCTCGTCGAAGACGTGCACGCCGTACGCCGCGTACGGGCCGCCGTGGATCTGCAGGATCACCGGGAACGGCCCGTCGCCCTCGGGGGTCGCGACCCATCCGTGCACCGGGTAGCCGTCGCGGCCGTCGACGGTGAGCTCGACCGGATCGACGATCCCGGTGGCCTGAACGGCCTCGCCGAAGGCGGTGAGCGCGCGGGGGGCCGCGTCGCCCTCGACCAGCAGCAGCTCGCCCAGGGCGCGGGGAGTCGAGACGGATGCCACGACACGGCCGCCGGCGGCGGCGTGCCCGTTCACCTCCACGTCGCCGGTGATCACATCGGCGATGGCGCCGTCGCGCGCCACGCGCAGGAGATGCACCCGGCCGCGGGTGCGCCGGTGCACGAGGAAGTCATCGCCGACGGGGGTGATGTGGCTGCCGACCTCGCCGAGATCGATCGACTCGGCATCGGTGAGCGCGCGCGGTCCGTCGGACTCGAGCAGCCACAGGCCCACGCCGGGCGCGACGAAGTCCACGCCGTCGCCGACCTCGTGGCCGAGGAGGGCGATCGTGCCGTCGTCGGCGATGGCCAGGTCGTAGAGCGCGAGCCCGGCATCCTGCGTCAGCACGTCGCGCCGGCCCGAGCCGTCGGTCGCCAGGGCGACCACGTGGGATCGGAGGTCTGCGCGGCGTGCGCGCGGGTCGTCGACCGTCGTGAGGATCTCGCTGCCATCCCGTGAGAACACGAGACCCTCGTAGGACAGCGGGCCCTCGGTCAGCGCGCGGGCCTCGGCGGCCACGACGGTCTGCGCCGGCGCGGCCTCGCCCTCGGGACGCACGGCGGCGGCCGGCGCGTAGAAGGGCTCCGCGTCGGTGGCGGGGGCGTCGATGACGAAGACGTGCGACGGCCGATCGGCGGTGTACCCGAGCCCGTTGGAGTGCCATTGCGCCCCGACGATGCGACGCGGAGCCTCGCTCGCGGCATCCAATCCCTCGACGCTGCCGTAACGCCCCTTCTCGGGCACGCGCGAGGTGAAGGCGAGCCGGTCGCCGGCGGGCGACCAGTCGAACCCGGACACCCCCGCGGCAGCGTCGGTGGCCTGCACCGGCTCACCGCCGGTCGCGTCGACGACGTAGACCTGTGCCTTGCCCTTCGCGTCGGCGCGGACGAACGCGACGCGCGCGCCATCCGGTGACAGACGCGGAGCCGCATCGGCCGTGCCGCGCGTGAGGCGGCGCGGAGTGCCCCCGGGCAGATCCACACGCCAGATCTGCCCCACCGCGCGGTTGGCCTCGATGTCGGGACGGGAGGAGGCGAAGACCGCGTACGCCCCGTCGGGCGCGATCGCGGGCCGCCCGACGGAGATCAGCGTGACGATGTCGGCGGCGCGCATCGGGTCACTCCCCCGCGAACGAACCGGTGTCGCCCACGAGGCGCGTGTTGTCGGCGGGGACCGGGTCGACGGCCGCCAGCGCGACCTCGGCGGCGAACTCCGACACGTTGTAGAGCTTTCCGGCCGACTCGCGTCGCGTCGCGATCGCGCCGGGGTTGGCGCGCTCGAGCAGCGTTGCGGTGATGGTTCCCTCGATCATGTCGCCCGAGACGACGACGAAGCCGATCCCGCGCTCCTGGAGGGCCGGGATGCGCTCGCGCAGCGCATCCTCGCCGGCGCGCTTCGACAGCGCGACCGGCTCGTACTCGGGCATCGTCGGGGTGGTGCGGATGAAGTGCGCCTGGTGGCTCGTGACGAACACGACGCGGGATCCGTCGCGCAGCACCGGCAGCGCCGTCTCGAGCACGCTGACCTGTGCGTCGCGGTTGAGCTGCAGGGCGTAGTCCTCCGCCATGCCGGACTCCATCCCGCCCGACGCGTTCAGCACGAGCACGTCGAGGCCGCCGAAGGTGCGCTCGACCTCGGCGAACATCGCCGCGACCGACTCCGGGTCGGTGAGGTCGGCGCCCACCACGAGCACCTCGACACCGAGCCCGCGCAGCTCGGCGGCCAGCTTCTCAGCCCGCGGCGCCTTGTTGCGGAAGTTGATGACGACGTTCGCGCCGGCCTCGGCGAGGTAGCGGACGGTGTCGGCGCCGATGCCGCGGGACGAACCGGTCACCAGGGCGGTGCGGCCGGCGAGCGAGCCGGGGGCGAGGGGCTGGGTCATGACGAACTCCTGAGAGGGTTGTGCGCGTGCGAACCCGCGCGGACACGGGCCCCTCGACCCTATCAATGGCCCCACGTGCGGGCTGGGGCTTGTAGGGTCGGAGCAGGGACGGGAAGGACGCGCGATGCTGCCGGATCTCACGGAGTACATGTGGATTCTCTGGCTGTCGCTGGCGCTGCTGTTCGTGATCATCGAACTGCTCACGCTGGAGTTCACGTTCCTGATGCTCGCGGTCGGCAGCCTCATCGGCGGACTCGGGGTGAACCTCCTCGGCGGGCCCTGGTGGCTGCAGATCGGCGCGGCGGCCGTGCTGTCGGCACTGCTGCTGTTCACCATCCGCCCTCTCCTGCTGCGTGTGCTGCGCAAGAGCTCGCGCGCGGTCGCGACGAACGTCGATGCCATCTACGGGATGGGCGGCCGCGTGGTGGCCCCCTTCGTCGACGGCGCCGGGTCGGTGAAGCTCGACAACGGCGAGACCTGGACCGCGCGACTGGGTGAGGATCTCGCCGACGGCGACGCGGGCGTCGGCACACGCGTGACCGTCTCAGCGGTGCTCGGGGCCACCGTCGAGGTCGCGCCCGCCGCCCGCCCCGCGCCCGCGGAACCGCCGCGCACGGACACGCCCCCCAAGGAGAGGACCACCGACGATGGTTGACATCGGCGCGTTCATCGGACAGATCTTCATCATCATCCTGCTGCTGGTCGTCGCGATCTTCGTGGTCGTGGTGATCTTCCGCTCCATCAGGATCATCCCGCAGGCATACGCGGGCGTCGTCGAGCGGCTCGGTCGCTACCAGCGCACGTTGCAGCCGGGACTGAACCTGCTGGTCCCGTTCATCGATCGGCTCCGCCCGCTCGTCGACATGCGCGAGCAGGTGGTCTCCTTCCCCCCGCAGCCGGTGATCACCGAGGACAACCTCGTGGTCTCCATCGACACCGTCGTGTACTTCCAGGTGACCGACGCGCGCGCGGCCACCTACGAGATCGCGAACTACCTGAGCGCCGTCGAGCAGCTCACCACGACGACGCTGCGAAACGTCGTGGGAGGGCTCAACCTCGAGGAGGCCCTCACCAGCCGCGACAACATCAACGGACAGCTCCGCCTGGTGCTCGACGAGGCCACGGGCAAGTGGGGTCTGCGCGTCTCCCGGGTCGAGCTGAAGGCGATCGACCCGCCGCACTCGATCCAGGACTCGATGGAGAAGCAGATGCGCGCCGAACGCGACCGGCGCGCCGCGATCCTCACGGCAGAGGGGTCGAAGCAGTCGCAGATCCTCGAGGCCGAGGGACGGCGTCAGGCCGAGATCCTCAAGGCGGAGGGCGACAAGCAGGCCGCGGTGCTGCGCGCGCAGGGCGAGGCGGAGGCGATCGAGATGGTTTTCGGCGCGATCCACCACGGCGATCCCGACGACAAGCTCCTCGCCTACCAGTACCTGCAGACGCTCCCCAAGATCGCCGAGAGCCCGTCGAGCAAGATGTGGATCATCCCGAGCGAGTTCACCGAGGCCCTGCGCGGCATCGGAGATGCGTTCGCCGGCCGGGCTCCGGCTCCCGATCCGTCCCGCGCCCCGTCGCCCCGCCCCCGTCCGTCGTCGGCAGGCGGCGCCGGCACGAGCGCGGCGGCCGAGGCGGTCGCGGCGGCACGCGAGGCCGCGTCGGCCGCCGACGACATCGCGTCGGAAGCGATGGCACGCACGCCCGGTCTGGGCGACGCCGCCGATGACCCGCGCTGAACCGGCGCGTGCGGCCCATCCGTGGTTCGCGGGCGAGCACCCGCGCGTGCTCGCCCATCGGGGCCTCGTTCCCGACCCGGGGGGCGAGGACATCGTCGAGAACTCCTTCAGCGCCGTCGCCGCCGCCCACGCGGCGGGCGCCGAATACGTCGAGTCCGACTGCCACCTCACGCGCGATGGAGTCGTCGTGCTCTTCCACGACGACGACCTCTCGCGGGTCACCGGAGACCCCCGGCGGGTGTCCGACGTCACGGCGCGCGAACTGTCGGTGCTGATGGCGCCCCGGGGCGGCCTGATCACGCTCGAGCAGGCGCTCGAGGCCTTTCCGACGGTCCGATTCAACCTCGATGTCAAAGCCGACGACGCCGCCGACGCCGTCGGCGCGGGCGTCGCGGCCCACCCTGATCGGGTGCTGCTCACGAGCTTCTCCGACGTGCGCCGCCTCGCCGCCCTCGAGGCGGTGCAGCGCGCGGGCGCGGATCGTCCCGCAACCTCCGCCGGCACCGCCACGATCCAGCGGCTGGTCGCGGCGGTGGCGATGCGCTCGGAGCGGGTCGCGGCGCGCGTGCTGCGCGATGTGGACGCCGTGCAGGTGCCCGAGCGCAAAGGCCGCATCCGCGTGGTCACGCCGCGGATGATCCACTACGCGCACGCCGCCGGCGTCGAGGTTCACGTGTGGACCGTCAACGACGCCGACGACATGCGACGCCTGCTGTCGATGGGAGTCGACGGCATCGTCACCGACCGCGCAGACGTCGCCCTCGAACTGGTCGCGCACTGACGCCGAGCCCGCTGGGCATCGGCTGTGAATGAGGCCGCGCACGGGCCCGTTCGGATGATGCGCACAGGTGGGTTCGTTATACCTGAACAGCGACGAGAGGACCACACAATGGCAGACCGCAGTCTGCGCGGCATTCGACTCGGCGCCCAGAGCCTACAGAGCGAAGAGGGCGTCGTGTTCCATGAGCGCGCACAACACATCTACTCGTGCACGTCCTGCGGACGTGACACCACCCTGACCTTCGCCGCCGACGCAGAGGTTCCCGAAGCCTGGGAGTGCCGCACGTGCGGCGCCGAGGCTCTCCTGCGCATCGGCGACGGCACCGCGACAGTCGACCACAGCGGTGACAAGACGCCCCGCAGCCACTGGGACATGCTGCTCGAGCGCCGTACGATCCCCGAGCTGGAGGAGCTCCTCGAAGAGCGCCTCGCTCTGCTGCGCGCCCGCCGCGGTGACGCCGCGACGGACAAGATCAGCGCCTGATCCGCTAAGCACCACGCTCGACGCCGGTCCCCGACGGGGCCGGCGTCTTCGCGTGCGCCCGGGAACGACGCCACGCCGTGACGCCGAGGAGTGCGAAGGCGACGACGCTCCCCCATCCCAGGACGAACTGGATGCCGCCCCCGGCCACCACGGCGGGGGTCAGCCCAGAGCGCAACGGCACATCGGTGAGCATCGCGCCCGCTTCGCCGGCGGGGAGTCCGTCGATCGTCGATCCGTCGGGAGCGATGACCTGGCTCGTGCCCACGGTCGAGAGGTTGACCACGGCGCGGCCCGTCTCGATAGCCCGCATGCGGGCGAATGCCAGCTGCTGGAGGTTCTCGTCGGTGTCGCGGAAGTCGGCATTGTTGGTCTGGAACATGTAGACCTGCGCGCCGTCGCGGGCGCCGTCCCAGATCACCGCGTCGTAGATGACGTCGAAGCAGATCGCCAGCCCCACACCCACCCCCTCGACATCGAAGAACGGCGGGTTCGTGCCGGGCGTGTACTCCCGCTGGATGAGGCCGATGAGGTCGGGCACGATCATCTCGTAGAACCAGCGATCGGGGACGTACTCCCCCATCGGCACCGGATTCGCCTTGTCATGCAGGGCGACCGCGCCCTCGCCGGCGACCCACAGCATCGACGTGTTGAAGGTGTCCTCGCCGCGGGTGGTCGCCGCGTTGACGATGAGCGGAGCATCCACCCGTTCGGAGAGCGCGTCGAGCACCGACGCGGTGGACGCGTTCTGGAGCGGATCGGAGTCGATGCCGCCCTCCGGCCACAGCAGCACGTCCATCTCTTCCCCGAGGAGGGGCGCGGTGGCCTCGAGCTGCGCGTTGAGCACCGAGTTGCGCTCGCGCTCGTCGAAGTATCCCGATGGACCGTTGCCCTGCACGGCGCCCACCCGGAGCGTGCCGGCTGAGGCTGTCGTCCACGCCGGCGTGACGAGCAGGACGACCGCGAGGATGGCGGCCGGCGCGGCGGTGCGCACATCCCGCACCCGGCGCGCACGCAGCCACTCGATGACCGCTGCCGAGAAGGCGACCATGAGGAAGGTGAGACCCGACACCCCGACCCACGACGCCAGGTGCGCGAGCGGACTCTCGGACTGGCTCATGCCGATGCGGCCCCACGGGAACCCCGTATACGGCCACGAGCCCATGAACAGCTCCCGTGCGGTCCACAGTCCCGCGATCAGCAGGGGAAGGAGAGTCAGCTGCGCCCATCGCGCGG
This region includes:
- a CDS encoding RNA polymerase-binding protein RbpA, whose protein sequence is MADRSLRGIRLGAQSLQSEEGVVFHERAQHIYSCTSCGRDTTLTFAADAEVPEAWECRTCGAEALLRIGDGTATVDHSGDKTPRSHWDMLLERRTIPELEELLEERLALLRARRGDAATDKISA
- a CDS encoding SDR family oxidoreductase, whose translation is MTQPLAPGSLAGRTALVTGSSRGIGADTVRYLAEAGANVVINFRNKAPRAEKLAAELRGLGVEVLVVGADLTDPESVAAMFAEVERTFGGLDVLVLNASGGMESGMAEDYALQLNRDAQVSVLETALPVLRDGSRVVFVTSHQAHFIRTTPTMPEYEPVALSKRAGEDALRERIPALQERGIGFVVVSGDMIEGTITATLLERANPGAIATRRESAGKLYNVSEFAAEVALAAVDPVPADNTRLVGDTGSFAGE
- a CDS encoding SPFH domain-containing protein, translating into MVDIGAFIGQIFIIILLLVVAIFVVVVIFRSIRIIPQAYAGVVERLGRYQRTLQPGLNLLVPFIDRLRPLVDMREQVVSFPPQPVITEDNLVVSIDTVVYFQVTDARAATYEIANYLSAVEQLTTTTLRNVVGGLNLEEALTSRDNINGQLRLVLDEATGKWGLRVSRVELKAIDPPHSIQDSMEKQMRAERDRRAAILTAEGSKQSQILEAEGRRQAEILKAEGDKQAAVLRAQGEAEAIEMVFGAIHHGDPDDKLLAYQYLQTLPKIAESPSSKMWIIPSEFTEALRGIGDAFAGRAPAPDPSRAPSPRPRPSSAGGAGTSAAAEAVAAAREAASAADDIASEAMARTPGLGDAADDPR
- the lnt gene encoding apolipoprotein N-acyltransferase codes for the protein MRPLLPLWAALLVSIAGGAVLDLSFPDVGWWPLAVVGVGMSLVALIGRGVGGALLSGLAFGASFHLIHIMWITRYLGVIPWFALAGIETLFLAVGSIPIALAYRWMPRVLPARWAQLTLLPLLIAGLWTARELFMGSWPYTGFPWGRIGMSQSESPLAHLASWVGVSGLTFLMVAFSAAVIEWLRARRVRDVRTAAPAAILAVVLLVTPAWTTASAGTLRVGAVQGNGPSGYFDERERNSVLNAQLEATAPLLGEEMDVLLWPEGGIDSDPLQNASTASVLDALSERVDAPLIVNAATTRGEDTFNTSMLWVAGEGAVALHDKANPVPMGEYVPDRWFYEMIVPDLIGLIQREYTPGTNPPFFDVEGVGVGLAICFDVIYDAVIWDGARDGAQVYMFQTNNADFRDTDENLQQLAFARMRAIETGRAVVNLSTVGTSQVIAPDGSTIDGLPAGEAGAMLTDVPLRSGLTPAVVAGGGIQFVLGWGSVVAFALLGVTAWRRSRAHAKTPAPSGTGVERGA
- a CDS encoding AEC family transporter encodes the protein MLESLTGFVVVGVAIVVGWIIGRIDLLGEHARPVLARLTFFVLSPFLLFVVLGQADVRNLFSALLPVSAIAAVVIFAVYALLARLVWRRSVGETVIGALSAGQVNSNNIGIPLSLYLLGSAAYPAPVILLQLLAFTPVTMAILDAVTAGRTSPWRTLTRTVGNPIVLGSVLGTLVSVSGLELPPIVLEPAILIANACVPVMLISYGISLHGQRVLGASGRRRDIVLATTLKLIAMPVAAWATAEFLFGLSAQDVLVVTVLAALPTAQNVFNYSQRYGIGETISRDTVFLTTIGCVPVLIVITLLLG
- a CDS encoding FAD-binding oxidoreductase — its product is MITGGWRPARVTAALPATATARLLRLEVSEWPGSRPGQHVDVRLTAEDGYQAVRSYSLGSYGGGGEIELGVDEVPDGEVSPYLVRDIAVDDQLEVKGPLGGYFVWEPGGEGPVQLIAGGSGIVPLMAMARAARDAAAAASVRLLYSTRTSEDAIYREELERDAAAGGAAVDWVYTRVAPPGWPGRVGRVDEGTLRAHTWAPDAAPLVFVCGPTGFVEHVADALVGLGHDPARIRTERFGGS
- a CDS encoding DUF6510 family protein, whose product is MREEIARAVVDGNALAGMLSGMFGDDATMLIGVCGGCGAHAPLAETVVELDDDAAIVRCRACTHTLFVVLRPSEPVRLRFGMLRELHWA
- a CDS encoding DUF308 domain-containing protein encodes the protein MSLDASAERSAVNGVRTALGIGGVLAVIVGILILVWPGKTAMVVAAIVAIYAIAAGLVYAGLGIFSKTKGGWARVGHIALGVLFIIAGVLAFLNLGATAAWLAVFLGILVGIMWIIEGVVSLSTLGDASSKGWTIFFAIISIIAGIVLLFSPLWGALVLWWILGISLIILGIIQVVRAFTFGK
- a CDS encoding S9 family peptidase; translation: MRAADIVTLISVGRPAIAPDGAYAVFASSRPDIEANRAVGQIWRVDLPGGTPRRLTRGTADAAPRLSPDGARVAFVRADAKGKAQVYVVDATGGEPVQATDAAAGVSGFDWSPAGDRLAFTSRVPEKGRYGSVEGLDAASEAPRRIVGAQWHSNGLGYTADRPSHVFVIDAPATDAEPFYAPAAAVRPEGEAAPAQTVVAAEARALTEGPLSYEGLVFSRDGSEILTTVDDPRARRADLRSHVVALATDGSGRRDVLTQDAGLALYDLAIADDGTIALLGHEVGDGVDFVAPGVGLWLLESDGPRALTDAESIDLGEVGSHITPVGDDFLVHRRTRGRVHLLRVARDGAIADVITGDVEVNGHAAAGGRVVASVSTPRALGELLLVEGDAAPRALTAFGEAVQATGIVDPVELTVDGRDGYPVHGWVATPEGDGPFPVILQIHGGPYAAYGVHVFDETQVLVDAGYAVVYGNPRGSAGYGRAHGRSIRQQMGTVDFADVIDFLEGAIAADARLDGARVGVMGGSYGGYLTAWVIAHDHRFAGAIVERGFLDPVSFQGTSDIGSFFGDEYVGTDPEAIARQSPMAVVDQVRTPTLVLHSELDFRCPLEQATRYYSALLRGGVDAEMLVFPGENHELTRSGQPRHRVERFDAVLDWWARHLPVD
- a CDS encoding NfeD family protein, translating into MLPDLTEYMWILWLSLALLFVIIELLTLEFTFLMLAVGSLIGGLGVNLLGGPWWLQIGAAAVLSALLLFTIRPLLLRVLRKSSRAVATNVDAIYGMGGRVVAPFVDGAGSVKLDNGETWTARLGEDLADGDAGVGTRVTVSAVLGATVEVAPAARPAPAEPPRTDTPPKERTTDDG
- a CDS encoding sulfite oxidase-like oxidoreductase, with translation MAIFSRGFGSRRRESDERLPPGQYLTEDFPVLSAGPTPKVDAAEWSFGIRTEAGALTTWTWEQFLALPIEEITTDIHCVTRWSKLGTRWRGVSVDTLLAGVSTSATHAMAHSYGGYTTNLPLADLRGGRAWVAFEFEGEPLAPEHGGPARLLVPHLYFWKSAKWVRGLSLMTADAPGFWEQNGYNMHGDPWTEERYW
- a CDS encoding glycerophosphodiester phosphodiesterase family protein, which encodes MTRAEPARAAHPWFAGEHPRVLAHRGLVPDPGGEDIVENSFSAVAAAHAAGAEYVESDCHLTRDGVVVLFHDDDLSRVTGDPRRVSDVTARELSVLMAPRGGLITLEQALEAFPTVRFNLDVKADDAADAVGAGVAAHPDRVLLTSFSDVRRLAALEAVQRAGADRPATSAGTATIQRLVAAVAMRSERVAARVLRDVDAVQVPERKGRIRVVTPRMIHYAHAAGVEVHVWTVNDADDMRRLLSMGVDGIVTDRADVALELVAH